A window from Microbacterium ginsengiterrae encodes these proteins:
- a CDS encoding DUF2207 domain-containing protein encodes MFRRRLPRILALTVSVAALSSSGASATAAQPMADVDDFDFSSWEATFDLSLDDDGRAVLHATETRVAEFPDFDQNRGIVAGFPERYQGAPLHTTILSVRDEDGQPVVFETEEDDDVLYVLTGDDDFVHGPTTYVIEYEMHDVILAASGTKVDEFYWDLLPLDSTQDIGAFRADIRFDEELASRLTGDAACYQGGQGATDRCELGFDGAGDFTVEASQLTAGEGVTVAIALEPGTVTQPPARLPNPATDVVPFAAGGVAALLSVGGWVGAAAMVRRRRRATGIVVAQYDVPDDMPPLLASAIVPGARNALSAQIIHLAVRGMIRLEDIPEAGEKKRRPRLRRLDAPIPDPLDAQSLRALFGSDERGVIMKMPKNSQSFAERVQKLLKSAPAVARDRGLTTRAKSPAARLLLTGALIAFAVMVGLFVWGAATGRDSAIGVGVAMVACGILVLISTIMAFAKHTVLSPDGALRLEYLNGVREFIRVAEADRLRMLQSYSGAERRDDGGVDVIHVYERLLPYAILFGQEKEWGGVLESAYSQAHREPGWIDGSSYGIATRIALFSAATSSSSVYASPSSGSSSSFGGSSGGGFSGGGGGGGFSGGR; translated from the coding sequence ATGTTCAGGAGAAGACTCCCTCGCATCCTCGCTCTCACCGTGAGCGTCGCCGCGCTGTCCTCGTCCGGCGCCTCGGCCACCGCCGCCCAACCGATGGCGGACGTGGACGACTTCGACTTCTCCTCTTGGGAGGCGACGTTCGACCTGAGCCTCGACGACGACGGCCGCGCCGTGCTGCACGCGACCGAGACCAGGGTGGCGGAGTTCCCCGACTTCGATCAGAACCGCGGGATCGTCGCCGGCTTCCCTGAGCGGTATCAGGGCGCTCCGTTGCACACGACGATCCTCTCCGTCCGCGACGAGGACGGTCAGCCGGTCGTGTTCGAGACCGAGGAGGACGACGACGTCCTCTACGTCCTCACCGGAGACGACGACTTCGTGCACGGACCGACCACCTACGTCATCGAGTACGAGATGCACGACGTCATCCTCGCCGCATCCGGCACGAAGGTCGACGAGTTCTACTGGGACCTCCTTCCGCTCGACAGCACGCAGGACATCGGCGCGTTCCGTGCGGACATCCGGTTCGACGAGGAGCTCGCCTCGCGGCTGACGGGTGATGCCGCCTGCTATCAAGGAGGGCAGGGGGCCACCGACCGGTGCGAACTCGGTTTCGACGGCGCGGGTGACTTCACGGTCGAGGCATCGCAACTCACAGCGGGCGAAGGGGTGACGGTCGCGATCGCGCTCGAGCCCGGCACCGTCACGCAGCCCCCGGCACGACTGCCGAACCCCGCGACCGACGTCGTGCCATTTGCCGCGGGCGGGGTCGCCGCCCTGTTGTCGGTGGGCGGCTGGGTCGGAGCCGCCGCGATGGTACGCCGCCGTCGGCGCGCGACCGGCATCGTCGTGGCACAGTACGACGTGCCGGACGACATGCCGCCGCTGCTGGCCAGCGCCATCGTTCCCGGCGCGAGGAATGCGCTGTCCGCGCAGATCATCCACCTCGCCGTGCGGGGCATGATCCGGCTGGAGGACATTCCGGAGGCGGGTGAGAAGAAGCGGAGACCGCGGCTCCGCCGGCTTGACGCCCCGATCCCCGACCCGCTCGACGCGCAGTCGCTGCGCGCGCTGTTCGGCAGCGACGAGCGCGGTGTGATCATGAAGATGCCCAAGAACAGTCAGTCGTTCGCCGAGCGGGTTCAGAAGCTGCTGAAGTCCGCACCGGCCGTGGCGAGGGATCGTGGTCTGACGACCAGGGCGAAGAGCCCGGCGGCCCGTCTGCTCCTGACTGGAGCGCTCATCGCGTTCGCCGTCATGGTCGGGCTGTTCGTCTGGGGCGCGGCGACAGGGCGGGATTCCGCGATCGGCGTGGGCGTCGCGATGGTGGCGTGCGGCATCCTCGTCCTCATCTCGACGATCATGGCGTTCGCGAAGCACACCGTCCTCAGCCCCGATGGCGCACTGCGGTTGGAGTATCTCAACGGCGTGCGCGAGTTCATCCGCGTCGCAGAGGCCGATCGCCTGCGGATGCTGCAGTCGTACAGCGGCGCCGAGCGCCGCGACGACGGGGGTGTCGACGTGATCCACGTGTACGAGCGCCTGCTCCCCTACGCCATCCTGTTCGGACAGGAGAAGGAGTGGGGCGGGGTGCTGGAGAGCGCGTACAGTCAGGCGCACCGCGAACCGGGTTGGATCGACGGCTCGAGCTACGGCATCGCCACGAGGATCGCGCTGTTCTCGGCAGCCACGAGCTCCTCCTCCGTCTACGCCTCGCCGAGCAGCGGCAGCTCGTCGAGCTTCGGCGGCTCGTCCGGTGGCGGCTTCTCCGGCGGCGGTGGCGGAGGCGGATTCTCCGGCGGCCGCTGA
- a CDS encoding PH domain-containing protein: MSTPEQPDRFAGQAPPPPVGPPQYGAPPMGVSAAGDHGFGPASSDGTPGASPAGPSSPAPPPAEESLADGEWHRLHPLTPLFKGGLVLIIVAGILANSFRERIIYWAVDLFAPETHIDDFSGGDPVDWVLSNNLILIALASVLGVLIVLIAAFWLVWRFQQFRIDDEHVEVRKGIIFRSQRRAPLDRVQGVNLTRPFPARLVGMAKLEVVGAGTDANVPLEYLTTTKAEGVRADILRLASGARAARLERAGGGSPAAAAAPGVRAQLVGSMNQGVNGLIEGVDLADVAAESVVKIPTGRLVGSQLLTALLWLLFFGVLFGIMLAFTVPAILADGDPDSWLAVLGISLGVGIPMLLATIAITWSQISKSLRYSIAPTPDGVRITYGLFTTVTETIPPGRIFAVEVTQSVLWRPFGWWMVKINRMSGKSLAQQQSSTAQQFNIVLPVGDAADVQRVLGLILPDLPAQDAPLVWEHGIQGPQTQADPYRRMVRRAWWRRPLSWKRHGFAVTDFALLMRRGVMVRKLAVFPLVRLQGISSQQGPIDRLQRVGYLKAHSVTGPVLGDVVGIDSAEVNASLEEIAHRAAVAVQRDHGHRWAEDADAVAAVLADTSAADPAAVDPSATSERSHEA; encoded by the coding sequence GTGAGCACGCCGGAACAGCCGGATCGGTTCGCCGGGCAGGCCCCTCCGCCGCCGGTCGGTCCGCCGCAGTACGGCGCACCGCCGATGGGCGTGTCCGCGGCAGGGGATCACGGCTTCGGGCCCGCATCCTCCGATGGGACGCCGGGGGCATCGCCCGCCGGCCCGTCCTCACCCGCGCCGCCCCCGGCCGAGGAGTCCCTCGCCGACGGCGAGTGGCACCGACTGCACCCGCTGACGCCGCTGTTCAAGGGCGGCCTCGTGCTCATCATCGTCGCCGGCATCCTGGCGAACAGTTTCCGTGAGCGCATCATCTACTGGGCCGTCGACCTGTTCGCCCCCGAAACCCACATCGACGACTTCTCCGGGGGAGACCCCGTGGACTGGGTGCTGTCGAACAACCTCATCCTCATCGCGCTCGCCTCCGTCCTCGGCGTGCTGATCGTTCTCATCGCCGCGTTCTGGCTCGTGTGGCGGTTCCAGCAGTTCCGCATCGACGACGAGCACGTCGAAGTGCGCAAGGGGATCATCTTCCGCTCGCAGCGGCGTGCGCCGCTCGACCGGGTGCAGGGGGTCAACCTCACCCGGCCGTTCCCCGCCCGCCTCGTCGGCATGGCCAAGCTCGAGGTCGTCGGCGCGGGAACGGACGCGAACGTGCCGCTGGAGTACCTGACGACCACCAAGGCGGAGGGGGTGCGCGCCGACATCCTGCGCCTGGCCTCCGGAGCGCGGGCCGCGCGACTGGAGCGCGCCGGCGGGGGATCGCCGGCGGCGGCAGCGGCGCCGGGTGTCCGCGCCCAGCTCGTCGGTTCGATGAACCAGGGCGTGAACGGCCTCATCGAGGGTGTCGACCTCGCCGACGTCGCGGCGGAGAGCGTCGTGAAGATCCCGACCGGTCGCCTCGTCGGGTCGCAGTTGCTCACGGCCCTGCTGTGGCTGCTGTTCTTCGGCGTGCTCTTCGGCATCATGCTCGCGTTCACCGTCCCGGCGATCCTCGCCGACGGTGACCCGGATTCGTGGCTCGCCGTACTGGGCATCTCGCTCGGTGTCGGCATCCCGATGCTCCTGGCCACGATCGCCATCACCTGGTCGCAGATCTCGAAGTCGTTGCGCTACTCGATCGCTCCGACGCCGGATGGCGTCCGCATCACGTACGGGCTGTTCACGACCGTCACCGAGACCATCCCCCCTGGCCGCATCTTCGCGGTCGAGGTCACCCAATCGGTGCTGTGGCGACCGTTCGGGTGGTGGATGGTGAAGATCAATCGCATGAGCGGCAAGAGCCTCGCGCAGCAGCAGTCGAGCACCGCCCAGCAGTTCAACATCGTGCTGCCGGTCGGCGACGCCGCCGATGTGCAGCGGGTGCTCGGGCTGATCCTTCCCGACCTCCCCGCGCAGGATGCGCCGCTCGTCTGGGAGCACGGCATCCAGGGGCCGCAGACGCAGGCGGACCCGTATCGGAGGATGGTCCGGCGCGCCTGGTGGCGGCGGCCGCTCTCGTGGAAGCGGCACGGGTTCGCCGTCACCGACTTCGCCCTGTTGATGCGTCGTGGCGTCATGGTCCGCAAGCTCGCGGTGTTCCCCCTCGTTCGACTCCAGGGGATCTCGTCCCAGCAGGGACCGATCGATCGTCTGCAGCGCGTCGGATACCTCAAGGCGCACAGCGTCACCGGGCCCGTGCTCGGCGACGTGGTCGGCATCGACAGCGCAGAGGTGAATGCGTCGCTGGAGGAGATCGCCCACCGTGCCGCGGTCGCCGTTCAGCGTGATCACGGTCACCGCTGGGCGGAGGACGCCGATGCGGTCGCCGCCGTGCTCGCGGACACCTCCGCCGCGGACCCCGCCGCCGTCGACCCGTCCGCCACCTCGGAGAGGTCCCATGAGGCGTGA
- the ftsH gene encoding ATP-dependent zinc metalloprotease FtsH — protein sequence MDAKKITRNPLLYVVLIGVLLFGGFLLISNLGAPKQITTQQGLDLLAGQTVTEVTTTDGDQRVDMTLSKAFEDAKEVQFYYVDARADEVVEAINAADPKDGFNDVVPRATWFDGLLSLLLPLLLLGLLFWWLLSSMQGGGGKVMQFGKSKAKLVNKETPTVTFADVAGADEAIEELEEIKEFLQDPAKFQAIGARIPKGVLLYGPPGTGKTLLARAVAGEAGAPFYSISGSDFVEMFVGVGASRVRDLFTQAKENAPAIIFIDEIDAVGRHRGAGMGGGNDEREQTLNQMLVEMDGFDPNANVIVIAATNRPDILDPALLRPGRFDRQIGVDAPDLKGRLHILNVHAKGKPLSKSVDLEVVARKTPGFTGADLANVLNEAALLTARSNAQLIDNRALDEAIDRVIAGPQRRTRVMKDREKLITAYHEGGHALAAAAMNYTDPVTKITILPRGKALGYTMVMPVDDKYSVTRNELQDQLTYAMGGRVAEELVFHDPTTGASNDIEKATSIARKMVIEYGMTTLLGPVKLGSEGGEPFAGRDMGRGREYSETVAERVDTEVRALIEQAHDEAYQVISDNRDILDRLALALLEEETLDHNQIADIFKDVRKLPERPLWLSSDDRPVSDRPPIEMPTRVIPADAAASVDGSTDAASALGTTGGAPAPGQARPATA from the coding sequence ATGGACGCGAAGAAGATCACCCGGAACCCACTGCTGTACGTAGTGCTGATCGGTGTATTGCTGTTCGGCGGGTTCCTGCTGATCTCCAATCTCGGTGCTCCGAAGCAGATCACCACCCAGCAGGGTCTGGACCTCCTGGCCGGTCAGACCGTCACCGAGGTGACGACGACCGACGGTGATCAGCGCGTCGACATGACCCTCTCGAAGGCGTTCGAAGACGCCAAGGAAGTGCAGTTCTACTACGTCGACGCACGCGCCGACGAGGTGGTCGAGGCCATCAACGCCGCCGACCCCAAGGACGGCTTCAACGACGTCGTGCCGCGCGCGACCTGGTTCGACGGACTGCTCTCGCTCCTCCTCCCGCTCCTGCTGCTGGGTCTGCTCTTCTGGTGGCTGCTCTCCTCCATGCAGGGCGGCGGTGGCAAGGTCATGCAGTTCGGCAAGTCGAAGGCGAAGCTCGTCAACAAGGAGACGCCGACCGTCACGTTCGCCGACGTCGCCGGTGCCGATGAGGCCATCGAGGAACTCGAGGAGATCAAGGAGTTCCTCCAGGACCCGGCGAAGTTCCAGGCGATCGGCGCCCGCATCCCCAAGGGCGTGCTGCTGTACGGCCCTCCAGGAACGGGTAAGACCCTCCTCGCCCGCGCCGTCGCAGGTGAGGCCGGCGCACCCTTCTACTCGATCTCGGGTTCGGACTTCGTCGAGATGTTCGTCGGTGTCGGTGCCTCCCGCGTCCGCGACCTGTTCACACAGGCCAAGGAGAACGCCCCGGCGATCATCTTCATCGACGAGATCGACGCCGTCGGTCGCCACCGCGGCGCCGGCATGGGCGGCGGCAACGACGAGCGCGAGCAGACGCTCAACCAGATGCTCGTCGAGATGGACGGCTTCGACCCGAACGCCAACGTCATCGTCATCGCGGCGACCAACCGTCCCGACATCCTCGACCCCGCACTGCTGCGCCCCGGTCGTTTCGACCGGCAGATCGGTGTGGACGCTCCGGATCTCAAGGGCCGTCTGCACATCCTCAACGTGCACGCGAAGGGCAAGCCGCTCTCGAAGAGCGTCGACCTCGAAGTCGTGGCGCGCAAGACCCCGGGCTTCACCGGTGCGGACCTCGCGAACGTCCTCAATGAGGCGGCTCTGCTGACTGCGCGTTCGAACGCGCAGCTCATCGACAACCGCGCCCTCGACGAGGCCATCGATCGAGTGATAGCCGGTCCCCAGCGTCGCACCCGCGTCATGAAGGACCGCGAGAAGCTCATCACCGCGTACCACGAGGGCGGTCACGCGCTCGCCGCTGCGGCGATGAACTACACCGACCCCGTGACGAAGATCACGATCCTCCCGCGCGGTAAGGCTCTCGGGTACACGATGGTCATGCCCGTCGACGACAAGTACTCCGTCACGCGGAACGAGCTGCAGGACCAGCTCACCTACGCCATGGGCGGCCGTGTCGCCGAGGAGCTCGTCTTCCACGACCCGACCACCGGGGCATCCAACGACATCGAGAAGGCGACGAGCATCGCTCGCAAGATGGTCATCGAGTACGGCATGACCACGCTCCTCGGCCCCGTGAAGCTCGGTTCCGAGGGCGGCGAGCCGTTCGCCGGGCGTGACATGGGCCGCGGCCGCGAGTACTCGGAGACCGTCGCCGAGCGCGTCGACACCGAGGTGCGCGCGCTCATCGAACAGGCGCACGACGAGGCGTACCAGGTCATCAGCGACAACCGCGACATCCTGGACAGGCTCGCGCTGGCGCTGCTCGAAGAGGAGACCCTCGACCACAACCAGATCGCCGACATCTTCAAGGACGTGCGCAAGCTCCCCGAGCGTCCGCTGTGGCTGTCGAGTGACGACCGCCCCGTCTCGGATCGTCCTCCGATCGAGATGCCGACGCGCGTGATCCCCGCGGATGCCGCTGCGTCCGTCGACGGTTCGACGGACGCCGCATCCGCCCTCGGAACGACCGGCGGCGCACCGGCTCCTGGGCAGGCGCGCCCGGCGACGGCCTGA
- a CDS encoding TetR/AcrR family transcriptional regulator, protein MPRSSPTGRRTGRPAVTSTRAILDAARGLIERDGVDRLTVRRLAAEMEIGTTTLYHHVQGREDLLVLLLDEYLGAVPRPALPTAPRERAVAAARVMRDALLACPWVAEVLTTDGFLGMLSDASVWVVDVILGAAIDGGCSEEEAVWLFRNIWYFTVGQILVLAHSQDATPEERAQRAGFAGRDPEALPHLASIGARWPSIAVRDTFEDGIRALVEAGIIDARS, encoded by the coding sequence ATGCCTCGTTCGTCTCCGACCGGTCGGCGCACCGGACGCCCCGCCGTCACCTCGACGCGCGCCATCCTCGATGCCGCCCGCGGCCTCATCGAGCGGGACGGCGTCGATCGGCTGACGGTGCGGCGGCTGGCTGCCGAGATGGAGATCGGCACGACGACCCTCTACCACCACGTGCAGGGGCGCGAGGATCTGCTCGTGCTGCTGCTGGACGAGTACCTGGGCGCCGTGCCGCGACCCGCACTCCCCACCGCACCGCGCGAGCGGGCGGTCGCGGCCGCCCGGGTCATGCGCGACGCGCTGCTCGCGTGCCCGTGGGTCGCGGAGGTGCTGACGACGGACGGCTTCCTCGGCATGCTCAGCGACGCCTCGGTGTGGGTGGTGGATGTGATCCTCGGCGCCGCGATCGACGGCGGATGCTCCGAGGAGGAGGCCGTGTGGCTCTTCCGCAACATCTGGTACTTCACGGTCGGCCAGATCCTCGTCCTCGCGCACTCGCAGGATGCGACGCCGGAGGAACGCGCGCAGCGCGCCGGGTTCGCCGGACGAGACCCCGAGGCGCTGCCGCATCTCGCGTCCATCGGCGCGCGCTGGCCGTCCATCGCCGTCCGCGACACCTTCGAGGACGGCATCCGAGCGCTGGTCGAGGCCGGCATCATCGATGCGCGGAGCTGA
- a CDS encoding DUF3180 domain-containing protein, translated as MKRTSPLVLILLALAGGGIGYLIDHLLTASGRATFSPSGFLPLLLLLLATACLVLAWPVRRSLRDPSRGRIDPFRAMRAATFARASSLLGAIMAGFGSGLLVFLLSRPVAPQVGSVVAMTALVASALVLAGAALVAEQFCTLPKEPDDRQPDDPAAGADRS; from the coding sequence ATGAAGCGCACCTCGCCGCTCGTCCTCATCCTCCTGGCTCTCGCCGGCGGAGGGATCGGGTATCTCATCGACCACCTGCTCACGGCGAGCGGGCGGGCGACGTTCTCCCCGTCCGGATTCCTCCCGCTTCTGCTGCTTCTGCTCGCGACGGCCTGCCTCGTGCTGGCGTGGCCGGTGCGGCGGAGCCTGCGCGACCCATCGCGCGGACGCATCGACCCATTCCGTGCTATGCGCGCGGCGACCTTCGCCAGGGCGTCCAGCCTGCTCGGGGCGATCATGGCGGGATTCGGATCCGGGTTGCTCGTCTTCCTCCTGTCGCGCCCCGTCGCTCCCCAGGTAGGGTCGGTTGTGGCCATGACGGCCCTCGTGGCGAGTGCGCTCGTCCTCGCGGGCGCCGCACTCGTCGCCGAACAGTTCTGCACTCTGCCGAAGGAACCTGATGACCGACAGCCAGATGACCCCGCCGCCGGAGCCGACCGGAGCTGA
- the folK gene encoding 2-amino-4-hydroxy-6-hydroxymethyldihydropteridine diphosphokinase has protein sequence MPPISTPDPRPGRDATAVVVALGANLGDRAETIHQAALRISRLPLVDDVRVSDLYETVAERLDGPDPDAPAYLNAVATFTTRLAPQVLLGLLHAIEEEHGRERRERWGDRTLDLDLIVYGDLRSDDPHVLLPHPRAAERLFVLEPWLSLDPDAEIPGRGRVADLVEALRR, from the coding sequence ATGCCGCCGATCTCCACGCCTGACCCTCGTCCCGGTCGTGACGCGACCGCGGTCGTGGTCGCGCTGGGGGCGAACCTCGGTGACAGGGCGGAGACAATCCATCAGGCGGCGCTGCGCATCTCCCGACTGCCGCTCGTCGACGACGTGCGGGTGTCCGACCTGTACGAGACGGTCGCCGAGCGCCTCGACGGCCCCGATCCCGACGCTCCCGCCTATCTGAATGCCGTCGCCACCTTCACCACGCGCCTCGCCCCGCAGGTGCTGCTCGGGCTGCTGCACGCGATCGAGGAGGAGCACGGTCGAGAGCGCCGCGAGCGCTGGGGCGACCGGACCCTCGACCTCGACCTCATCGTCTACGGGGACCTGCGGTCTGATGATCCGCATGTGCTCCTCCCGCATCCTCGGGCTGCGGAGCGGCTGTTCGTCCTCGAGCCATGGCTGAGCCTGGACCCCGACGCCGAGATCCCCGGGCGCGGCAGGGTCGCCGATCTCGTGGAGGCGCTGCGTCGATGA
- a CDS encoding PH domain-containing protein — protein sequence MTDSQMTPPPEPTGAEQAPRVSAPVLDEGTYEHLREPRGAGRLALDGQWHQISPRYVTSQFVQNGILLALIIAAALVVGLAFEQTWVWIPAGISVVVILATLIVLPRQAKAIGYMLREDDIVFRRGILWQRIIAVPYGRMQLVDITHGPLDRAFGVSQLKMVTAATATGVQIPGLTQAAAESLRDTLITVAETRRTGL from the coding sequence ATGACCGACAGCCAGATGACCCCGCCGCCGGAGCCGACCGGAGCTGAACAGGCGCCGCGCGTGTCCGCTCCGGTGCTCGACGAGGGGACGTATGAGCACCTGCGGGAACCCCGCGGGGCGGGCCGCCTGGCGCTCGACGGGCAGTGGCACCAGATCTCGCCGCGGTACGTCACGTCGCAGTTCGTGCAGAACGGCATCCTGCTCGCGCTCATCATCGCCGCGGCCCTCGTCGTCGGCCTCGCCTTCGAGCAGACCTGGGTGTGGATCCCCGCGGGCATCTCCGTCGTGGTGATCCTCGCGACCCTCATCGTCCTGCCACGTCAGGCGAAGGCCATCGGCTACATGCTCCGCGAGGACGACATCGTGTTCCGTCGGGGCATCCTGTGGCAGCGCATCATCGCCGTGCCCTACGGGCGGATGCAGCTCGTCGACATCACCCACGGCCCGCTCGATCGCGCGTTCGGCGTGTCGCAGCTGAAGATGGTGACCGCCGCCACGGCGACCGGTGTCCAGATCCCCGGACTCACGCAGGCCGCGGCCGAATCGCTGCGTGACACCCTCATCACGGTCGCCGAGACCCGCCGGACCGGCCTGTGA
- a CDS encoding Rossmann-like and DUF2520 domain-containing protein: protein MRRDGRLGVGIIGAGRVGPVIGAALGGAGHAIIGITSGSDDDRVAGVLPDVPVLDAQEVLRRSELVILAVPHDELPGLVSGLVDVGAWQPGQLVLHTDPAFGIGVLEPAQRSGAIPLAVHPAISFTGTSIDLRQLQASFAAVSAPGPVLPIAQALAVELGCEPVVIAEEDRPAYAEAIATASEFSRAIIGQSTSLLRRIGVENPGGYLSALVQSTVETALREESDPPAV from the coding sequence ATGAGGCGTGACGGCCGCCTCGGCGTCGGGATCATCGGCGCAGGGAGGGTCGGCCCTGTCATCGGCGCGGCGCTGGGCGGGGCGGGGCACGCGATCATCGGCATCACGAGCGGATCCGACGACGACCGGGTCGCCGGCGTGCTGCCCGACGTCCCCGTGCTCGACGCGCAGGAGGTGCTGCGGCGCAGCGAGCTGGTGATCCTCGCCGTGCCGCACGATGAGCTGCCGGGGCTCGTCAGCGGTCTCGTCGACGTCGGTGCATGGCAACCGGGGCAGCTCGTGCTGCACACGGACCCCGCATTCGGGATCGGGGTCCTCGAGCCGGCGCAGCGCTCAGGCGCGATCCCGCTCGCGGTGCATCCGGCGATCTCGTTCACCGGCACCTCGATCGATCTGCGTCAGCTGCAGGCGAGCTTCGCCGCCGTCTCCGCGCCGGGCCCCGTGCTCCCGATCGCGCAGGCGCTCGCCGTCGAGCTCGGCTGCGAGCCGGTCGTCATCGCCGAGGAGGACCGGCCAGCGTATGCGGAGGCGATCGCCACGGCATCCGAGTTCTCGCGGGCGATCATCGGACAGTCGACGTCGCTGCTGCGCCGCATCGGGGTCGAGAACCCCGGGGGGTACCTGTCGGCGCTCGTGCAGTCGACCGTGGAGACCGCTCTGCGCGAGGAGTCCGACCCGCCCGCCGTCTGA
- the folP gene encoding dihydropteroate synthase: MTGIWGIVNVTSDSFSDGGRYLDPERAIAHGLALRDAGATVLDVGGESTRPGAERIAPAVEQERVLPVIEELARHGIVVSVDTLNASTAAAAVDAGARIVNDVSGGLSDPEMRAAVAQSGADFAIGHWRGPSDDMYAGAEYRRASREVAGELRERIGEAAAAGIAPSRIIVDPGIGFAKVGAQNWDVLRGIGDITGLGYRVLIGTSRKRFLAETLRRGDEEAADVSEARRDLATAVTSALAVRHDVWAVRVHDVAATRDALAIARAWEG; the protein is encoded by the coding sequence ATGACCGGCATCTGGGGCATCGTCAACGTGACCAGCGACTCGTTCAGTGACGGCGGGCGCTACCTCGATCCTGAGCGCGCGATCGCACACGGGCTCGCACTCCGCGACGCCGGCGCCACGGTGCTCGACGTCGGTGGGGAATCCACCCGGCCCGGCGCGGAGCGCATCGCCCCGGCGGTCGAGCAGGAGCGTGTGCTTCCCGTCATCGAGGAGCTCGCCAGGCACGGCATCGTCGTGAGTGTCGACACGCTCAACGCCTCGACCGCAGCGGCCGCGGTGGACGCGGGAGCCCGCATCGTCAACGACGTCTCCGGAGGGCTCTCCGACCCCGAGATGCGCGCGGCCGTCGCACAGTCCGGTGCGGACTTCGCGATCGGGCACTGGCGAGGACCGTCCGACGACATGTACGCCGGAGCCGAGTACCGGCGCGCGTCGCGCGAGGTCGCCGGTGAACTGCGCGAGCGGATCGGCGAGGCGGCGGCCGCCGGCATCGCGCCCTCCCGCATCATCGTCGACCCGGGCATCGGATTCGCGAAGGTGGGTGCGCAGAACTGGGACGTCCTGCGAGGGATCGGCGACATCACCGGACTCGGATACCGCGTGCTCATCGGCACATCACGCAAACGGTTCCTCGCCGAGACGCTCCGGCGTGGCGATGAGGAGGCCGCCGACGTCTCCGAGGCCCGCCGCGACCTCGCGACGGCGGTGACGAGCGCGCTCGCCGTCCGTCACGACGTCTGGGCCGTGCGCGTGCACGACGTCGCAGCCACACGCGATGCGCTCGCGATCGCGCGCGCGTGGGAAGGGTGA
- the folB gene encoding dihydroneopterin aldolase, with product MDTITLTGLTVFGRHGVFAHERENGQDFIIDLRLHLSLADAAASDDVADTVHYGELAERVAAVVGGEPVDLIETLAQRIADVVLDDDRVGQVEVTVHKPHAPIPLTFTDVSVTIRRSRNGAA from the coding sequence ATGGACACGATCACCCTCACCGGACTGACGGTCTTCGGCAGGCACGGCGTCTTCGCGCATGAGCGTGAGAACGGCCAGGACTTCATCATCGACCTGCGTCTTCATCTCTCGCTGGCGGATGCCGCGGCATCCGACGACGTCGCCGACACGGTCCACTACGGCGAGCTCGCCGAACGCGTCGCCGCCGTCGTCGGCGGCGAACCGGTGGACCTCATCGAGACCCTCGCGCAGCGCATCGCCGACGTCGTCCTCGATGACGATCGGGTCGGACAGGTCGAGGTCACTGTGCACAAACCGCACGCGCCCATCCCACTGACGTTCACCGATGTGTCCGTCACGATCCGCCGCAGCAGGAACGGAGCCGCATGA
- the folE gene encoding GTP cyclohydrolase I FolE produces the protein MAVDRERVERLTRELLEAIGEDPDRPGLKQTPTRVADLYTEFFSGVGEDAAEPLSKTISVTRGPAPETLPSGAVLLRDIRFRSVCEHHLLPFAGRAHIAYLPGEQVVGLGALVRVVETLAARPQVQERLGEQIADTIAEHLDTRGVLVVLDAVHGCVTMRGARQTEASTLTIAARGAYTEPAARAELIALIGSGQA, from the coding sequence GTGGCCGTCGACCGCGAACGGGTCGAACGGCTGACCCGCGAACTCCTCGAGGCGATTGGGGAGGACCCGGATCGACCGGGGCTCAAGCAGACCCCGACGCGTGTCGCCGACCTCTACACGGAGTTCTTCTCCGGAGTGGGGGAGGACGCCGCGGAACCGCTCTCGAAGACCATCAGCGTGACACGCGGTCCCGCACCGGAGACCCTGCCGTCGGGCGCGGTCCTGCTGCGCGACATCCGCTTCCGCTCGGTGTGCGAGCATCACCTGCTGCCCTTCGCCGGACGTGCGCACATCGCGTACCTGCCGGGTGAGCAGGTCGTCGGGCTCGGCGCTCTGGTCCGCGTCGTGGAGACGCTCGCGGCGCGCCCTCAGGTCCAGGAACGCCTCGGCGAGCAGATCGCCGACACGATCGCCGAGCATCTCGACACCCGCGGTGTCCTCGTCGTCCTGGATGCCGTGCACGGCTGCGTCACGATGCGCGGTGCGCGTCAGACCGAGGCGTCGACGCTGACGATCGCCGCGCGCGGCGCCTACACCGAGCCGGCCGCGCGTGCCGAGCTGATCGCTCTCATCGGGAGCGGGCAGGCATGA